The Vicia villosa cultivar HV-30 ecotype Madison, WI linkage group LG1, Vvil1.0, whole genome shotgun sequence genome includes a region encoding these proteins:
- the LOC131597887 gene encoding pathogenesis-related protein 1-like, giving the protein MGSFYVLCILGLVLIIGSSEVAHGQDSADDYVNAHNAARSAVALEGFIIPNIHWNATAAEAAQEYVNQHKDCKVDVSDGKGYIFPFGKNIAVSTKDISGVEAVKLWVDEKPYYFHYGNLCYRECRHYVQVVWSASKTVGCAKVGCDNGGTLVACIYTPPANFASESPY; this is encoded by the coding sequence ATGGGTTCATTTTATGTATTGTGTATCTTAGGTTTAGTACTTATTATTGGTAGTAGTGAGGTTGCACATGGCCAAGACTCTGCAGACGACTACGTGAACGCCCACAACGCAGCAAGATCAGCAGTAGCACTTGAGGGTTTCATTATTCCAAATATTCATTGGAATGCCACTGCCGCTGAAGCTGCCCAGGAATATGTTAATCAACACAAAGACTGTAAGGTGGATGTGTCCGATGGTAAGGGTTATATATTCCCTTTCGGAAAGAATATCGCGGTGAGCACGAAGGACATAAGTGGCGTAGAAGCGGTGAAATTGTGGGTGGATGAAAAACCATATTATTTTCACTATGGAAACTTATGTTACCGAGAATGTCGTCATTATGTCCAGGTGGTTTGGTCTGCTTCAAAAACTGTTGGATGTGCTAAAGTGGGATGTGATAATGGAGGCACACTGGTTGCTTGCATTTATACACCTCCTGCCAACTTTGCTAGTGAATCACCATACTAA
- the LOC131597895 gene encoding pathogenesis-related protein 1-like — protein sequence MGSFYVLCILGLVLIIGSSEVAHGQDSADDYVNAHNAARSAVALEGFIIPNIHWNATAAEAAQEYVNQHKDCKVDVSDGKGYIFPFGKNIAVSTKDISGVEAVKLWVDEKPYYFHYGNLCYRECRHYVQVVWSASKTVGCAKVGCDNGGTLVACIYTPPANFASESPY from the coding sequence ATGGGTTCATTTTATGTATTGTGTATCTTAGGTTTAGTACTTATTATTGGTAGTAGTGAGGTTGCACATGGCCAAGACTCCGCAGACGACTACGTGAACGCCCACAACGCAGCAAGATCAGCAGTAGCACTTGAGGGTTTCATTATTCCAAATATTCATTGGAATGCCACTGCCGCTGAAGCTGCCCAGGAATATGTTAATCAACACAAAGACTGTAAGGTGGATGTGTCCGATGGTAAGGGTTATATATTCCCTTTCGGAAAGAATATCGCGGTGAGCACGAAGGACATAAGTGGCGTAGAAGCGGTGAAATTGTGGGTGGATGAAAAACCATATTATTTTCACTATGGAAACTTATGTTACCGAGAATGTCGTCATTATGTCCAGGTGGTTTGGTCTGCTTCAAAAACTGTTGGATGTGCTAAAGTGGGATGTGATAATGGAGGCACACTGGTTGCTTGCATTTATACACCTCCTGCCAACTTTGCTAGTGAATCACCATACTAA